A window of the Anoplopoma fimbria isolate UVic2021 breed Golden Eagle Sablefish chromosome 17, Afim_UVic_2022, whole genome shotgun sequence genome harbors these coding sequences:
- the acot8 gene encoding acyl-coenzyme A thioesterase 8 → MAEGDPGDSDQKTKSTEDESSETNATAFLHDQDLKSVLVTSVLNLEELDVDLYRGTHHWVPRSQRLFGGQIVGQALVAAAKSVSDNLFAHSLHCYFVRAGDPKVPVLYQVERTRDGRSFAVRSVKAIQHGQPILTCQASFHMLQPSPLQHQFTMPVVPQPEDLLTVEELIHLYLSKPDLAEKSKQGLNKLLANEVPIEIKPVNPPHFYRRAASEPKKLFWVRARGHIGEGNMKLHCCVAAYVSDFAFLGTALLPYPDYRAHFSASLDHAMWFHSTFRTDEWMLYECESPWAGGSRGLVQGRMWRRDGVLAASCSQEGVLRVKPVTESSKL, encoded by the exons atggcGGAGGGGGATCCAGGTGATAGCGACCAGAAGACGAAGTCAACTGAAGATGAGAGCTCGGAGACTAACGCTACTGCGTTTCTGCATGACCAGGACCTCAAAAGCGTCCTGGTCACCAGCGTTTTGAACCTGGAGGAGCTCGACGTAGACCTGTACAG AGGGACACACCACTGGGTGCCCCGCAGTCAGCGTTTGTTTGGCGGTCAAATAGTGGGTCAGGCCCTCGTAGCCGCGGCCAAATCTGTCAGCGATAATCTCTTTGCCCATTCTCTCCACTGCTACTTTGTACGAGCAG GGGATCCTAAGGTTCCGGTGCTGTACCAGGTGGAGCGCACCAGAGATGGACGCAGTTTTGCAGTGCGCTCTGTGAAGGCCATCCAGCACGGACAACCTATACTGACATGCCAAGCCTCCTTCCACATGCTGCAGCCGAGTCCCCTGCAGCACCAGTTCACCATGCCGGTGGTCCCACAGCCTGAAGACCTCCTCACCGTAGAGGAGCTTATTCATCTTTATCTCAG TAAACCAGACTTGGCAGAGAAATCCAAGCAAGGCCTGAACAAACTGCTGGCTAATGAGGTCCCCATTGAGATCAAACCAGTCAACCCGCCACACTTTTACAGACGGGCTGCAAGTGAGCCGAAGAAGCTGTTCTGGGTGCGAGCACGAGGACATATAG GCGAAGGCAACATGAAGCTGCATTGCTGCGTTGCTGCCTATGTGTCCGACTTTGCATTCCTGGGCACGGCGTTGCTGCCCTATCCGGACTACAGGGCCCACTTCTCGGCCTCCCTGGACCACGCCATGTGGTTCCACAGCACGTTCCGCACCGATGAGTGGATGTTGTATGAGTGTGAGAGCCCTTGGGCAG GGGGCAGCAGGGGACTGGTTCAGGGCCGAATGTGGAGAAGAGACGGGGTGCTGGCTGCCTCATGTTCCCAGGAGGGTGTCCTGAGAGTGAAACCAGTCACAGAGTCCAGCAAACTTTAA
- the ift52 gene encoding intraflagellar transport protein 52 homolog: MEKEAHNIVIFNVSKRELFTTNSGYKSMQKRLRAQWKIQSMKEELSLEKLRGVKLWITAGPREKFTASELEVLKQYLDGGGNVLVMLGEGGEMKYDTNINFLLEEYGVMVNSDAVVRNVYYKYFHPKEALVSNGVLNREISRAAGKVVTGIIEDENVGNNAQALTFVYPYGATLSVMKPAVAVLSTGSVCFPLNRPVLAFHQGKEAGKLVVLGSCHMFSDQYIDKEENSKIMDVVLQWLMADNIQLNQIDAEDPEITDYTMLPDIGCLSEQLRVCLQEGDENPRDFTSLFDMSLFNLSTDTLPQVISAYKQLNVKDEPLQLITPQFETPLPQLQPAVFPPALSDLPPPMLDLYDLDETFSSEEVRLAQLTNKCTDDDLEFYVRKCGEILGVTPKLDKDQRDAKHILEHILFQVVEFKKLNQERDTDTEAPFTPL, encoded by the exons ATGGAAAAGGAAGCGCACAACATCGTCATCTTCAATGTTTCGAAGAGAGAGCTGTTTACTACGAATAGTGGCTACAAATCCATGCAGAAAAGACTAAGAGCTCAATGGAAAATCCAAAG TATGAAGGAAGAGCTGTCTTTGGAGAAGCTGAGGGGCGTCAAGTTGTGGATAACCGCAGGACCAAGGGAGAAGTTCACAGCTTCAGAG ctGGAGGTGCTGAAGCAGTACCTGGACGGAGGGGGAAATGTCCTGGTCATGCTCGGTGAAGGAGGAGAAATGAAGTACGACACCAATATCAACTTTCTCCTGGAGGAGTATGGCGTAATGGTCAACAGTG ATGCTGTTGTGAGGAACGTGTATTACAAATACTTCCATCCAAAGGAGGCACTGGTGTCCAATGGTGTATTGAACAG AGAGATTAGTCGGGCCGCTGGCAAAGTGGTGACAGGCATCATCGAAGATGAAAATGTTGGAAACAATGCACA GGCTCTCACATTTGTGTACCCATACGGCGCCACACTGAGCGTGATGAAGCCTGCTGTGGCTGTTCTTTCAACTGGCTCCGTCTGCTTCCCCCTCAACAGGCCGGTCCTGGCCTTCCACCAAGGAAAG GAGGCAGGCAAACTGGTAGTGTTGGGTTCCTGCCACATGTTCAGTGACCAATACATagacaaagaggaaaacagTAAAATCATG GATGTTGTGCTCCAGTGGCTCATGGCTGATAATATCCAGCTGAATCAGATCGATGCAGAAGACCCAGAG ATCACAGATTACACCATGTTGCCAGACATAGGGTGTTTGTCAGAACAGCTCAGAGTATGCTTACAGGAGGGCGACGAAAACCCCAGGGACTTCACCTCGCTCTTTGACATGTCTTTGTTCAATTTGTCAACCGACACTTTACCCCAAGTCATCAG TGCCTACAAGCAGCTAAACGTCAAAGACGAGCCACTTCAGCTGATTACACCACAGTTTGAGACGCCTCTGCCTCAGCTCCAACCTGCT GTTTTTCCACCTGCCTTAAGCGATTTGCCTCCTCCCATGCTGGACCTGTACGATCTAGATGAAACATTCTCTTCGGAGGAAGTGCGCCTAGCACAACTCACCAATAAAT GTACGGACGACGATCTTGAATTCTACGTGCGGAAATGTGGTGAAATTCTGGGGGTGACGCCAAAGTTGGATAAAGATCAGAGGGATGCCAAGCACATCTTGGAACACATTTTGTTCCAGGTGGTAGAGTTCAAGAAACTCAATCAA GAGCGAGACACCGACACAGAGGCACCATTCACTCCTTTGTGA